In Mercenaria mercenaria strain notata chromosome 13, MADL_Memer_1, whole genome shotgun sequence, a single window of DNA contains:
- the LOC128547933 gene encoding uncharacterized protein LOC128547933: MFQAPEYIEPVSVMLSDVLSDIGVNERIVLKRRRAVLLAESMETRSLQLLDQNSTPYFFGSQSEGTTTLNLNSDIDQLLCFNDSKVIQDRSDWKPDVENYLMIQDDTVSPGYCHLQLLRNNTQLPYHTLPNKHFTERKGILLKNTIMPALTDNFQEGGRRHGPAHSIQTPPWMSDVDIVHALHCKSWPLQARQWLDWQGVGQWPSADMRRYCGNTGCFLVAVGSKGSEHEELEWRISTSLAERCLMFSLNITQIRCYVLMKIILKTFMEPYFEDTISSFMCKTVMFHCIANTHTVIWRENNILGCLSLCLFVLHNCILNENCPHFIIRGNNLMRGNIPHIYKPYILQKLHDIVTDKCIALFGIECDSLGLRLQRKMNNLSSFKTGDIVSAHILKILALNTYDVMRPCLNSISNLSNEEAVQTLLKYYFKLVHVCDQCEEVDKTACHILASMLGTSLGTALASQSIHLYNAVSAEALTWISRGLNRDVSSSKLKLASIYYCTGDTRKTEITLRKIERGYDINTVEPICQCHLYILHALKKGFFEISNDHNEEAMQHITAFCVTFLPYEIKCVPHELQYEMSRSTKDDLKFRPPDDYWIKWAVVDSLPYLYFLQYKTYKSLGRQDEKKRALSNLLRTIDREPNLGHRETALNLLGQCMEQENRATDAFCCYLISLNLRKRYNVARIHICRLLSSLLTNK; this comes from the coding sequence atGTTTCAAGCACCAGAGTACATCGAGCCAGTGTCAGTAATGCTGTCAGATGTTCTTTCTGATATAGGAGTAAATGAGAGGATTGTACTTAAGAGAAGAAGAGCAGTTTTACTGGCTGAATCTATGGAAACAAGATCATTACAACTACTGGATCAAAATAGTACACCATACTTCTTCGGCAGTCAGTCAGAGGGCACAACAACACTGAATCTTAATTCAGACATAGACCAGCTACTTTGTTTCAATGATTCTAAAGTGATACAAGATAGGAGTGACTGGAAACCTGATGTAGAAAATTATCTGATGATCCAGGATGATACTGTATCACCTGGCTATTGTCATCTGCAACTTCTGAGAAATAATACTCAACTTCCATATCATACTTTACCCAATAAACATTTCACTGAAAGAAAAGGAATATTGTTAAAGAATACAATCATGCCTGCATTAACTGATAATTTCCAAGAGGGAGGAAGAAGACACGGTCCAGCACATTCAATACAAACACCACCTTGGATGAGTGATGTAGACATTGTTCATGCTTTGCATTGTAAATCCTGGCCTCTACAAGCACGGCAGTGGTTAGACTGGCAAGGTGTAGGTCAGTGGCCTTCAGCTGACATGAGAAGATACTGTGGTAATACTGGATGTTTCCTTGTTGCTGTTGGAAGCAAGGGCAGTGAACATGAGGAActtgaatggagaatatcaaCATCCTTAGCAGAACGATGCTTGATGTTCAGCCTCAATATAACACAGATTCGATGTTACGTCTTGATGAAGATAATATTGAAAACCTTTATGGAGCCATACTTTGAAGACaccatttcaagtttcatgtgtaaaacagttaTGTTTCATTGTATTGCAAATACACATACTGTCATCTGGAGAGAAAACAACATACTTGGGTGCctatcattgtgtttatttgtcTTACACAactgtattttgaatgaaaattgtcCACACTTTATCATACGTGGAAACAATTTGATGAGAGGAAATATACCACACATATATAAACCTTACATTCTGCAAAAACTACACGATATTGTAACTGATAAATGTATAGCATTATTTGGGATTGAGTGTGACAGTCTTGGTTTAAGGCTTCAgcgaaaaatgaataatttaagcTCATTCAAAACTGGTGATATTGTTTCAGCACATATATTAAAGATACTTGCACTCAACACTTACGATGTCATGAGGCCTTGTCTAAATTCTATCAGCAACCTTAGTAACGAAGAAGCTGTACAAACATTGCTgaagtattatttcaaattagtTCATGTCTGTGACCAATGTGAAGAAGTGGACAAAACAGCATGCCATATTCTTGCATCAATGTTAGGTACATCCCTTGGAACTGCCCTAGCATCCCAAAGTATTCATTTGTACAATGCAGTATCAGCAGAAGCTCTCACCTGGATCTCCCGTGGTTTGAATAGAGATGTTTCATCTAGTAAACTGAAGCTAGCATCAATCTACTACTGTACAGGGGATACTCGGAAAACGGAAATTACTCTTAGGAAAATTGAAAGAGGTTATGACATAAACACTGTTGAGCCTATTTGTCAATGCCATCTTTATATCTTACACGCtctaaaaaaaggattttttgaAATATCCAATGATCATAACGAAGAAGCTATGCAGCACATTACAGCATTCTGTGTTACATTTCTgccatatgaaataaaatgtgttccACATGAACTACAGTATGAAATGTCTAGATCTACGAAAGACGATCTAAAATTCAGACCTCCAGACGACTACTGGATAAAATGGGCAGTGGTTGATTCTCTTCCTTACCTCTACTTTCTACAATACAAGACCTACAAAAGTCTTGGAAGACAAGATGAAAAGAAAAGAGCATTGTCCAATCTTCTCAGGACAATTGACCGAGAACCAAATCTTGGACACAGGGAAACTGCCTTAAATTTACTCGGACAATGCATGGAACAAGAGAACAGGGCTACAGATGCTTTTTGCTGCTATTTAATATCTCTGAATCTAAGGAAGAGATACAATGTTGCAAGGATCCATATCTGCAGACTTTTATCAAGTTTGCTAACTAACAAGTAG